From Pseudobdellovibrio exovorus JSS, a single genomic window includes:
- a CDS encoding tetratricopeptide repeat protein, with the protein MKAKIVFLILLGSYLAGCSSLQTVAVKPVATRSTDFSTDDLSRSEYYRQLAVSYGQEGNTAQSIENYRLALLHNPRSLEARIGLADEYRNSSRTHLALVEYNQVLEQKPDSLLALSRLGELYVETRVYSKAREVYAHILNLQPQYDPAKWALVEIYKFENNYQGALDELEDIELTQENRAQVFFEQAQLFQQLKNQDKFDEFIQKAYSANPRDRQITQAYANWSASQYRYIRATEALSRYAETQDYDREISWQIADRAYQAGLYDRALVEYNKIKNQGDEEPLKLDLRIAGTYFVKGDQKNAEKNYREILNYTESSEAQYHLAQILLEQKNRRSAFKLFEKVPYSSEYFGDARSALAFEELRKDNSEKALAIMAQAYELRPDQESIARTYSELLVKEQKYVTAAKVAETGLKEFPYNEELRLNAAYSYYKLGQFDNFNQQIRTVEKLNPESAGMYALLAELWYQDGKKIEDTTYLLTKALEYKSQNKNLKPMLAWLLLQQNHTDKAVALMEDVYDQNPQDAFYARALAKVYAAANIQDKAQQFFRVAAALDWNTKAQGKSVGQRIEFAPLYGSTPSRMPAQTQPEGAKQK; encoded by the coding sequence GTGAAAGCAAAAATCGTATTTCTAATTTTATTGGGTTCGTATTTGGCCGGATGTTCAAGTCTACAGACAGTTGCGGTTAAGCCTGTAGCCACACGAAGTACAGATTTTTCAACGGACGATTTGTCCCGCTCCGAATACTACCGACAACTGGCGGTTTCTTATGGGCAAGAAGGCAACACAGCTCAGTCTATTGAAAACTATCGACTGGCTTTGCTCCACAATCCTCGCTCTTTAGAGGCCCGTATTGGCTTAGCCGACGAGTATCGAAATAGTTCCCGTACACATTTGGCGTTGGTTGAGTACAACCAAGTCTTAGAACAAAAGCCAGATAGTTTATTAGCTCTGAGTCGACTTGGAGAACTTTATGTGGAAACTCGGGTTTACTCGAAAGCCCGTGAAGTCTATGCGCACATTCTTAACTTACAGCCTCAGTACGATCCTGCAAAATGGGCTTTAGTTGAAATTTATAAATTTGAAAATAACTATCAAGGTGCTTTGGATGAGCTAGAAGATATCGAGCTTACACAAGAAAATAGGGCCCAAGTATTTTTCGAGCAGGCACAGCTTTTCCAACAGCTAAAGAATCAAGATAAGTTTGATGAGTTTATTCAGAAAGCCTACAGTGCAAACCCGCGTGATCGTCAGATCACTCAGGCCTATGCAAATTGGTCAGCTAGTCAGTATCGCTATATTCGTGCGACGGAGGCTCTAAGTCGTTACGCCGAAACACAGGATTATGATCGCGAGATTTCATGGCAAATTGCGGATCGAGCCTATCAAGCGGGTCTTTATGATCGCGCTTTAGTCGAATACAATAAAATTAAAAATCAAGGTGATGAAGAGCCCCTAAAGTTAGATCTTCGCATAGCGGGGACATACTTCGTTAAAGGCGATCAGAAAAACGCAGAAAAAAACTATCGCGAGATTTTAAATTATACAGAGTCTTCAGAGGCGCAATATCATTTAGCGCAAATTTTACTTGAACAGAAAAACAGAAGATCGGCGTTTAAGCTCTTTGAAAAAGTTCCTTATTCTTCGGAATACTTTGGCGATGCCAGATCGGCTTTAGCATTTGAAGAACTTAGAAAAGATAACAGTGAAAAAGCGTTAGCTATCATGGCGCAGGCCTATGAGTTGCGTCCAGATCAAGAGTCGATTGCGCGCACTTACTCTGAACTCTTAGTGAAAGAGCAGAAATATGTGACAGCAGCAAAAGTGGCAGAAACAGGTCTAAAGGAATTTCCATACAATGAAGAACTGCGTTTAAACGCGGCCTATTCGTATTACAAGCTAGGTCAGTTTGATAATTTTAATCAGCAAATTCGCACTGTAGAAAAGCTTAATCCTGAAAGTGCAGGAATGTACGCTCTATTAGCAGAGCTTTGGTATCAAGATGGCAAAAAAATAGAAGATACGACCTACTTGCTGACAAAAGCTTTGGAATATAAGTCTCAGAATAAAAATTTAAAACCAATGTTAGCGTGGCTTTTGCTGCAGCAGAATCACACAGACAAAGCTGTGGCTTTGATGGAAGATGTATACGATCAAAATCCACAGGATGCTTTTTATGCAAGAGCCTTGGCTAAGGTATATGCAGCTGCTAATATACAAGATAAAGCACAACAGTTTTTTCGGGTTGCCGCAGCTTTAGATTGGAATACTAAAGCTCAAGGTAAATCTGTAGGACAAAGAATTGAGTTCGCACCTTTGTATGGATCTACGCCATCACGTATGCCAGCGCAAACTCAACCTGAGGGAGCTAAACAAAAATAA
- a CDS encoding alanine racemase, with amino-acid sequence MSSEYRALLKKLKLTGPLAFVDLHKFDRNAKKMADLVRPSGLHIRVATKSLRVPELIQRVLNSDPIYRGLMCFSAQEALFLSEQGFNDFLIAYPTVCPQDLSALKKIHDQGKEVYLVVDSIAHLEALSSIFQNSSRPFRVLFEVDLSLRLGPLVVGVRRSPLRTTEQVLELVRHIQSISSLKFSGFMAYEAQVAGVGDRNPFKPLLSKLLKPLRHFSAKKIAQKREQLKSRILAEFPQTEFLFNGGGTGSLSFNLPENQTLTELTAGSGFYCPHLFDYYSNFNLEAAAFFALQVVRQPEPHWFTCLGGGFIASGEPNWDRIPRPEANMKLSGFEAAGEVQTPVYSRTENLAIGDSVIFRHAKAGELMERFNDVVLIQDGKVTANAKTYRGFGQCYF; translated from the coding sequence ATGAGTTCAGAATATCGTGCCCTATTAAAAAAGCTGAAACTGACTGGCCCGTTAGCCTTTGTGGATCTACACAAATTTGATCGCAATGCAAAAAAGATGGCGGATCTGGTTCGCCCCTCTGGACTTCATATCCGCGTTGCAACGAAATCGCTACGTGTACCCGAGCTGATTCAACGAGTTCTTAACTCTGATCCTATCTATCGTGGGCTTATGTGCTTCAGTGCTCAAGAGGCGTTATTTTTATCAGAGCAGGGTTTTAATGATTTTCTGATTGCCTATCCGACAGTCTGTCCACAGGATCTTTCGGCCCTTAAGAAAATTCACGATCAAGGCAAAGAGGTCTACCTTGTTGTCGATAGCATCGCACACTTAGAAGCTCTGTCCTCAATTTTTCAAAATAGCTCGCGGCCTTTCCGCGTACTTTTTGAAGTTGATCTTTCTTTAAGACTTGGACCTTTAGTTGTCGGTGTGCGCCGTAGTCCACTCAGAACTACAGAACAAGTTTTGGAACTGGTTCGCCATATTCAAAGCATTTCCTCTTTAAAGTTCAGTGGTTTTATGGCTTATGAAGCGCAAGTGGCCGGAGTCGGGGACCGCAACCCGTTCAAACCTTTACTCAGTAAGTTGCTCAAACCACTTCGCCATTTCTCGGCAAAGAAAATTGCGCAGAAACGTGAACAACTCAAGTCACGCATCCTAGCTGAGTTCCCACAAACAGAATTTCTGTTCAACGGAGGAGGCACAGGAAGTTTAAGTTTTAATCTTCCTGAAAATCAAACTCTGACAGAGCTTACTGCTGGCAGTGGTTTTTACTGTCCCCATCTTTTTGATTACTACAGCAATTTCAATCTAGAGGCGGCTGCCTTTTTTGCACTGCAAGTTGTGCGACAACCGGAACCCCATTGGTTCACCTGCCTCGGCGGCGGATTCATCGCCTCGGGCGAGCCTAACTGGGACCGCATTCCCCGTCCTGAAGCGAATATGAAGCTTTCTGGCTTTGAAGCCGCAGGAGAAGTGCAAACACCTGTGTACAGCCGCACTGAAAATTTAGCCATTGGGGACTCTGTTATTTTTCGCCATGCTAAAGCCGGCGAACTGATGGAGCGTTTTAACGATGTGGTGTTAATTCAAGATGGCAAAGTCACAGCCAATGCCAAAACCTATCGAGGGTTTGGACAGTGTTACTTCTAG
- a CDS encoding GMC family oxidoreductase N-terminal domain-containing protein — translation MLETIEKTQWDFIVVGSGPSGGRIAFDLIKAGAKVLLLEAGPHLKKADFPKPEIQSSSQMFWGGGVELNHDARLGFLRAKCVGGTSVVNQALFDRFDEHVWSEWNEITGLNFSDESFKKLYEEVESSLSIQTLSEKHFGRNTQLFVKAFEKKGLGWAPLRRGQKSCDLDNGNDCINCLGGCARDSKQSSLVTSVEPALQQGLALLANCEVAEVSEKPNQDFVITAHVKNRQKGNQQKSQQTIHLKTKAVVLAGGSFGTTKILLQSGYGEKSQALGKNISCHPQYMTYALFDQPIDAFKGAFQAVKSYDPKLREAGFKFENVFAPPIATSMLFNGFGKQHQGNMKKFRYMASMEVAIRDEATGQMSLDKKGKMVVRKSLTSRDQHRMNQGMEMIADMFESVEAKEIIRCKQAFGLHLMGGCALGTDPRKSVVNPEFSMHANKRIFIADSSVFPSAPGINPSLTVMALSHQAVPHILKGAM, via the coding sequence ATGTTAGAAACAATTGAAAAAACTCAATGGGATTTCATCGTAGTTGGCTCAGGTCCCTCTGGAGGGCGAATCGCGTTTGACCTCATTAAAGCTGGGGCTAAAGTTCTTCTTTTAGAAGCGGGACCTCATTTAAAAAAGGCCGATTTTCCAAAACCAGAGATACAGTCTTCATCGCAGATGTTTTGGGGTGGGGGCGTCGAACTTAATCACGATGCGCGTCTAGGATTTTTGCGTGCTAAATGCGTTGGCGGGACATCAGTTGTGAATCAGGCGCTATTCGATCGCTTCGACGAACATGTTTGGAGCGAGTGGAATGAAATTACGGGGTTGAATTTTTCTGACGAATCATTTAAAAAATTATACGAAGAGGTCGAAAGTAGTCTTTCCATACAAACGCTTTCTGAAAAACACTTCGGTCGTAATACTCAATTATTTGTAAAAGCATTTGAAAAAAAGGGTCTAGGATGGGCCCCCTTAAGACGCGGTCAGAAGAGCTGCGATCTGGATAATGGCAATGACTGTATTAATTGTCTTGGGGGCTGTGCTCGTGACTCTAAGCAGAGTTCATTAGTCACTTCCGTAGAACCCGCATTACAGCAGGGACTCGCTTTACTGGCTAACTGTGAAGTTGCAGAGGTTTCAGAAAAACCGAATCAAGACTTTGTCATCACAGCGCATGTTAAAAATCGCCAGAAAGGCAACCAGCAAAAAAGCCAACAGACGATTCATTTGAAAACTAAAGCCGTCGTTTTAGCGGGTGGAAGTTTTGGTACAACGAAAATTTTATTACAATCAGGATATGGTGAAAAGTCGCAGGCATTGGGAAAAAATATTAGCTGTCATCCGCAATACATGACTTATGCTTTGTTTGACCAACCGATTGATGCTTTCAAAGGAGCGTTTCAAGCGGTGAAGTCTTACGATCCTAAATTACGCGAGGCTGGTTTTAAATTTGAAAATGTCTTTGCCCCACCGATAGCCACATCGATGCTATTCAATGGTTTCGGAAAGCAACATCAAGGCAACATGAAGAAGTTCCGCTATATGGCTTCGATGGAAGTGGCCATTCGCGATGAAGCCACGGGGCAGATGAGCTTAGATAAAAAAGGCAAGATGGTCGTCCGCAAGTCACTTACATCCCGTGACCAACATCGCATGAATCAGGGAATGGAAATGATTGCGGACATGTTTGAAAGCGTGGAAGCGAAAGAAATCATTCGCTGTAAGCAAGCATTTGGCCTTCATCTGATGGGAGGCTGTGCGCTGGGAACTGATCCTAGAAAATCCGTGGTGAATCCAGAATTTTCTATGCACGCCAATAAAAGAATTTTTATTGCGGACTCAAGTGTCTTCCCATCGGCTCCGGGGATTAATCCTTCCTTAACTGTGATGGCTTTAAGTCATCAGGCTGTTCCCCACATTCTGAAGGGAGCTATGTAA
- a CDS encoding amidase has product MQNINLLEASGLTLAQLIREKKISSYEVVSTHIERAKKINPQINAIVEECYQQALNEARAADEKIAKGQVDFSKYKYFGVPHTIKELMAVKGMRCTIGSIHRKDVVSDFDSTALQRIRQEGAILIGTTNVPEAAMWFECDNVVYGPAKNPYNTKHTPGGSSGGEAAIIAAGGSPFGIGSDIGGSIRMPAAFCGIFGHKPSEKIVPLTGHFPMTLDVAESFVGSYYPFSVVGPMARKADDLLTLFNMILGPDGIDKNIDPQFKLKPLIQDWTKVKVYLMPDPSMFLTTPTQSDLSESVIQAGRYLESLGAQVQEAPRKLLFKGFDHWSTRAWTMEGRDFVSYMTNGQKLSYMKEFFDVARGTRRYTFPALLTAFFDDKFSQRHKLPKLVEKLKAFQAEVDSFLDGDSILILPPHPKKAPAIGSTIFTPFNFAYTAVFNALGYPGTIVPMGLSQDGLPLSVQVVARAGMDHLTLSTCKPLEEKFGGWVPLA; this is encoded by the coding sequence ATGCAAAATATTAATCTTTTAGAAGCTTCGGGTCTTACCCTTGCGCAGTTGATTCGCGAAAAAAAAATCAGCTCGTATGAAGTGGTATCAACCCATATTGAACGTGCAAAAAAAATCAATCCGCAAATCAATGCTATTGTAGAAGAGTGTTATCAACAGGCTTTAAATGAAGCCCGCGCTGCCGATGAGAAAATCGCGAAAGGTCAGGTAGATTTTTCGAAGTACAAATACTTCGGAGTTCCTCATACCATCAAAGAACTTATGGCGGTTAAAGGGATGCGCTGTACGATTGGCTCGATTCATCGCAAAGATGTCGTATCTGATTTTGATAGCACAGCTTTGCAGCGTATTCGCCAAGAAGGTGCTATTCTGATTGGAACGACCAATGTGCCGGAAGCGGCTATGTGGTTCGAGTGCGATAATGTGGTCTATGGCCCTGCAAAAAATCCTTACAATACAAAACACACACCGGGGGGAAGCTCTGGTGGTGAAGCGGCTATCATTGCCGCTGGTGGATCGCCATTTGGAATTGGCAGTGATATTGGTGGGTCGATTCGTATGCCGGCTGCGTTCTGTGGTATTTTCGGACACAAACCAAGTGAAAAAATCGTTCCATTAACAGGACACTTTCCGATGACACTAGATGTGGCGGAAAGTTTTGTTGGAAGTTATTATCCTTTTTCTGTAGTTGGCCCGATGGCGCGTAAGGCAGATGATCTGTTAACTTTATTTAATATGATTCTTGGCCCAGATGGAATTGATAAAAATATTGACCCACAGTTTAAGTTGAAACCTCTTATTCAGGATTGGACAAAAGTAAAAGTCTATTTGATGCCAGACCCGAGCATGTTTCTAACGACACCAACACAATCGGACCTATCCGAGTCGGTTATACAAGCGGGTCGTTATTTAGAAAGTCTTGGCGCGCAGGTGCAAGAGGCTCCAAGAAAATTACTTTTTAAAGGGTTTGATCACTGGTCAACACGGGCATGGACGATGGAAGGGCGAGATTTCGTCAGCTACATGACTAATGGGCAAAAGCTTTCTTACATGAAAGAGTTTTTTGATGTGGCCCGCGGGACACGTCGTTACACATTCCCTGCATTATTAACTGCATTCTTTGATGATAAATTTTCCCAAAGACACAAATTGCCGAAGTTAGTTGAAAAGTTAAAAGCTTTTCAAGCCGAGGTCGACAGCTTCTTGGATGGGGATAGTATTTTAATTTTGCCACCACATCCAAAAAAGGCTCCAGCGATTGGGAGCACGATTTTTACTCCATTTAACTTTGCGTACACAGCGGTCTTTAATGCTTTAGGTTACCCAGGAACCATTGTTCCCATGGGCTTATCTCAGGATGGATTGCCGCTATCGGTACAAGTTGTAGCGCGTGCGGGTATGGATCATTTAACACTTTCAACGTGTAAACCGCTGGAAGAAAAATTCGGTGGATGGGTGCCGTTAGCTTAA